In the genome of Crassaminicella thermophila, the window ATAGCATTATTTACAAATATGGTTGTTATTTTTTCTCCTCTGTGAGCTGCATGTATTATTTCTGCAGCTCCTATTGATGCCAAATCCCCATCTCCTTGATAAGTAAATACAATATTATCCGGATCAACTCTTTTTATTCCAGTTGCAACAGCAGGAGCTCGCCCGTGAGCAGCTTCATGCATATCACAGTTAAAATAATCATAAGCAAGTACAGAACAACCAACAGGAGCAACACCTATAGTTTTTCCTAAAACATCCAATTCTTCTAAAACTTCTCCTACGAGTCTATGAATAATCCCATGAGTACATCCTGGACAATAATGAGTAGGAATATCTTTTAGTCCATTGGTTCTTTTAAATACTACAGCCATTACTTTACACCTCCTAATATCTCTTTTACTTTCTGTGCAATTCCATCTGGTGTAGGAATCATTCCACCGCTTCTTCCATAGAAATGAACAGGATATCTTCCTTTATTTGCAATCTTTACATCATCGATCATTTGACCCATGCTCATTTCAACAGATAATAAAGCTTTCACCGTTTTTGGTATTTCATCAAAAGCTTTCATTGGGAAAGGCCATAAAGTAATTGGTCGAATTAAACCTACATTAATTCCTTCTTGTTTTAGTGCAGCAATTGCATTTTTAACTATTCTTGATGTAGTTCCATATGAAACAATGACTAATTCTGCATTTTCTATATTATACATTTCATAGCGTACTTCATTTTTTTCTATTAAATCATATTTTTCTTTTAATCGAATATTATGTTTTTCGAGTTCTGCAGGATCTAATGCTAAAGAATTTATTATATTTGGTTTTCTTTTACCTTTTGTTCCAGTTGTAGCCCAATCCTTTGGAGGAATCTCACGTTTTGGAAGTTCCTTAAATTCAATTGGCTCCATCATTTGTCCGATCATACCATCCCCAGATATGACAACTGGATTTCTATAATAATCTGCAACATCAAAAGCCTCCATCGTTAAATCAACTGCTTCTTGCAGCGTTGCAGGTGCATATACAATCAATCGATAATCTCCGTTTCCGCCTCCTCTTGTATTTTGGAAATAATCAGATTGAGCAGGCTGAATACCCCCAAGTCCAGGACCTCCACGGGATATGTTTACAATAACACAAGGAAGCTCTGCTCCTGCAATATAACTAATACCTTCTTGTTTTAACGCAATTCCTGGAGATGATGAAGAAGTCATTACTCTAGCCCCAGAGCCAGCTGCACCATATACCATGTTTATTGCTGCAACTTCACTCTCTGCTTGAACAAAACATCCTCCTGCCTTATGAAGTTCTCTTGCCATATATTCAGGTAATTCATTTTGTGGTGTAATAGGATATCCGAAGAAAAACTTGCATCCACCTTTGATTGCTGCTGCTGCAATCGCTTCATTTCCCTTCATTAATATTTTTGCCATTTCTTTTCCCTCCTTATTTCTCCATTTCTCTTTCAACAGTAATTACCAAATCAGGACACATTGTTGCGCAATTACCACATCCAATACATTTATCCATTTCCTTTTTACAGTTGCAGGATGATATCCTTTTATATTGATTCTTGTTCTATCCATTTTTACAATATTTACTGGACAGACTGTTGTACACAATTCACATCCCTTGCATAAATCTTCTCTAAATGAAACTCTTCCTTTTGCTTTTGCCATAATGCAACCCTCCTTAATCTTTACATCCACTTTTCTCGCATATACATATTTATTGAAAAAACTTCTCCTTCCATATTCTCTGGAAGAATTTTTGCAACCTCTTCTAGGGTACTTATATATTTAATTGGAATATTTAATCTATCAGAAACCTGCTTTACTAATGTTTGTCCTCTTACTACATCTTCTACTGTTGTTTCTCTTAGTAAATGCGTATTGTTTACAAGTCCTGTCACACGTCCCCTTGCAACAGCTTCAATTGTTTTTATATGATGAATTACTCCTTCAACATCTGCTGTTTGCGGTCTATTAGCATTAATTACTGCAAACATATCATATTGTCCATCTTTTAAATAGGTATGATATCTTCCTAATACCCTAGCACCAATAGCATCTCCGCCTACATCTAATATAACTTCGTAAGATTCATCTTGTAGAGGCATCAAAACAGAAGATGCTACTGCAGGCAAATCAGAACCTAGTGATTTTTCTATATGACTTCCAATTACTGTCACACCCAAATTCTTTAGCATTTCTTCTTTTTCCCTACTTCTAAAATAAGGATTTACAATATCAAGATCTGCCAAAGCTACTTTTTTTCCCATTTCAGCAAGCTTTACTGCATAATTTACAGCAAATTCTGTTTTTCCGCTACCGTAGTGTCCAATAACTATTTTTATTCTCTTATCATTTAACATAGGATCACCTTTAAATATATTCTTTTGCTTCTTCTTCTCCCCTTAATACTCTTAAAGCCCCTTGAGCTAAAGCAATCATTTCCTCTTCTCCTGGATATACGATTACTTCTCCAATGAAAGCTACACGATCCTTAATCCATTTCACAAATGTTTTATCATAAGCGATTCCACCTGTTAATACTACAGCATCTACTTCTCCTTTTAATACAGCTGCACAGCTTCCTATTTCTTTTGCTATTTGATAAGCCATAGCTTTATATATTAATTCTGCTTTTTTATCTCCCTCTTCAATCATTTTACCTACCTCTCTACCATCATTGGTTCCAAGATAAGCAACTAATCCACCTTTTCCTTTAATTCTTTTCTTAATTTCATCTATTGTATATTTACCTGAAAAACATAATTTTGCTAAATCTCCTACTGGAAGCCCACCACTTCTCTCAGGTGAGAATGGTCCTTCTCCATCTAATGCGTTATTAACATCGACTACTTTTCCCTTTCTATGAGCTCCTACTGAAACACCGCCGCCCATATGAGCTACAATAAAATTCCCTCCTTCATACTTTTTCCCTAATTCACTTGCTGCACATCTAGCAACAGCCTTTTGATTTAATGCATGGAATATACTTTTTCTCTCTATTTCAGGCATTCCTGATATTCTTGCTATGTCATCCATTTCATCTACAACTACTGGATCTACAATGAAGCTTGGAATATCTAGTTGCTTTGCAATCTCATTTGCAAGGATTCCTCCTAAATTGGAAGCATGTTCTCCTAAAACACCTACTTCTAAGTCACTAAGCATCTTCTCAGATACTTTATAGGTTCCTCCTTCAATAGGCTTTAACAAACCTCCTCTTCCTACAACTGCATTTATTTTTGTAATGTTAATCCCATTATCGTTTAAAGTATCTAAAATTACCTGCTTTCTAAATTCATATTGATCATATATTCTTTCATATTTATTAATTTCTTGCGCACTATGTCTTAAAGTCGTCTCCAATATCGACTTTTCATTATCAAATACAGCAATCTTTGTAGATGTTGATCCTGGATTAATAGTAAGAATTCTAAACACTTTTGTCATAGTCTCTCCTCTCCTTCTGTCCTACTTTTCATTTTTGGCAGCCATTAAAACAGCTAAAGCAATAGAATACAGCTTTGTTTCATCACTGTCTGCCCTAGATGTAAGCACCACAGGTGCTTTAGCTCCCACAATGACACCTGCATTTTTTGTATCTGCAAAAAACACCATAGATTTATACAAAACATTTCCTGCATCTATATTTGAAACAAGCAAGATATCAGCACATCCTGCAACGGGATGATCGATTCCTTTATGTTTTGCTGCCTTTTTGTTTACCGCATTGTCTAATGCAAAAGGTCCTCCTACCATACACCCTTTGATTTCTCCACTTTTATTCATCTCTTCTAAATCTTTTGCATCTACTGTTGATGGCATTTTAGGATTTACCTTTTCTTTTGCACACACTACTGCTACTTTAGGACTGTCTAAATCGAGTGCATGAGCAACTTCTACTGCATTTTCTATTATTTGCTTTTTCGTCATTAAATCAGGTTCAATATTCATAGCTGCATCTGTTACAAATATTAAACGATCATAACCTGGCACTTCAAAAACAGCCGTATGACTTAATACATTTCCTGTTCTCAAGCCTATATCTGGATTAAGTACAGCCTTTAGAATAATAGATGTATCTACTAACCCCTTCATAACCATGTGTGCTTTACCTGTTGATACAAGTTCAACAGCTTTTAAACTAGCCTGCTTAATATCCTTTTCATCAATTATTTCATAAAGTGAGAGGTCTATATTATTAGCATTTGCAATTTCTTCAATTTTTACTTTGTCTCCAACAAGAACTGCATCTGCAATTCCTAATTTTTTTGCTTCACTTACAGCTAAAAGAACCTCTAAATCCTCAGCTGCAGCAACAGCAATTGTCTTTGGTCCTCTTTCCTTTGCAAATTTTATTATATCTTTCATATTTTGAATCATTTATTTCACCTCTTCTTCGTAAATCTTTGCTTTTTCCTGCCCCGAAAGAACTCTATTTACGCCTTCATTCAGTGCAAGCATTTCATCTTCTCCAGGATGAATGAGTACAGGTGCAATAAAACTTACTCTTTCTTTTACAAAGTCGGTTAACATTTTAGAATATGCAATACCGCCAGTAAGTACAATAGCATCTACTTTTCCTTCAAGGACTGCTGCCATTGCTCCAATTTCTTTAGCTATTTGATAACCCATTGCTTCATAAACAAGTTTTGCTTTTTCATTTCCTTCTTTTATCATCTTCTCAACTTCTCTTGCATCATTAGTACCAAGATATGCAACCAAACCACCTTTTCCAGTAAGTTTTTTCTTAATCTCAGGCAAAGTATACTTTCCTGAAAAACACATTTTTACTAAATCTCCTACTGGAAGTCCTCCGCATCTTCCAGGTGAAAATGGCCCCATTTCATTTGCATTATTAGCATCTACCATTTTTCCTTTTCTAAGGGGTACGATAGAAATACCTCCTCCTAGATGAGCCATA includes:
- a CDS encoding 3-methyl-2-oxobutanoate dehydrogenase subunit VorB translates to MAKILMKGNEAIAAAAIKGGCKFFFGYPITPQNELPEYMARELHKAGGCFVQAESEVAAINMVYGAAGSGARVMTSSSSPGIALKQEGISYIAGAELPCVIVNISRGGPGLGGIQPAQSDYFQNTRGGGNGDYRLIVYAPATLQEAVDLTMEAFDVADYYRNPVVISGDGMIGQMMEPIEFKELPKREIPPKDWATTGTKGKRKPNIINSLALDPAELEKHNIRLKEKYDLIEKNEVRYEMYNIENAELVIVSYGTTSRIVKNAIAALKQEGINVGLIRPITLWPFPMKAFDEIPKTVKALLSVEMSMGQMIDDVKIANKGRYPVHFYGRSGGMIPTPDGIAQKVKEILGGVK
- the ptb gene encoding phosphate butyryltransferase is translated as MIQNMKDIIKFAKERGPKTIAVAAAEDLEVLLAVSEAKKLGIADAVLVGDKVKIEEIANANNIDLSLYEIIDEKDIKQASLKAVELVSTGKAHMVMKGLVDTSIILKAVLNPDIGLRTGNVLSHTAVFEVPGYDRLIFVTDAAMNIEPDLMTKKQIIENAVEVAHALDLDSPKVAVVCAKEKVNPKMPSTVDAKDLEEMNKSGEIKGCMVGGPFALDNAVNKKAAKHKGIDHPVAGCADILLVSNIDAGNVLYKSMVFFADTKNAGVIVGAKAPVVLTSRADSDETKLYSIALAVLMAAKNEK
- a CDS encoding nucleotide-binding protein; translation: MLNDKRIKIVIGHYGSGKTEFAVNYAVKLAEMGKKVALADLDIVNPYFRSREKEEMLKNLGVTVIGSHIEKSLGSDLPAVASSVLMPLQDESYEVILDVGGDAIGARVLGRYHTYLKDGQYDMFAVINANRPQTADVEGVIHHIKTIEAVARGRVTGLVNNTHLLRETTVEDVVRGQTLVKQVSDRLNIPIKYISTLEEVAKILPENMEGEVFSINMYMREKWM
- a CDS encoding 4Fe-4S binding protein; this encodes MDKCIGCGNCATMCPDLVITVEREMEK
- the buk gene encoding butyrate kinase; its protein translation is MSKEYILVINPGSTSTKVALFKENENVIQKDLSHSPEELDKFSKIVEQFALRRKIILEWMKSEGFEISNLKAVVGRGGLLKPMPSGTYIVTDAMIEDLKIGVQGEHASNLGGIIAKSIADEAGVNAYIVDPVAVDEFDELARISGMPEIKRRSLLHALNIKAVAHRVAKEKNCNVDDLNMVMAHLGGGISIVPLRKGKMVDANNANEMGPFSPGRCGGLPVGDLVKMCFSGKYTLPEIKKKLTGKGGLVAYLGTNDAREVEKMIKEGNEKAKLVYEAMGYQIAKEIGAMAAVLEGKVDAIVLTGGIAYSKMLTDFVKERVSFIAPVLIHPGEDEMLALNEGVNRVLSGQEKAKIYEEEVK
- the buk gene encoding butyrate kinase, yielding MTKVFRILTINPGSTSTKIAVFDNEKSILETTLRHSAQEINKYERIYDQYEFRKQVILDTLNDNGINITKINAVVGRGGLLKPIEGGTYKVSEKMLSDLEVGVLGEHASNLGGILANEIAKQLDIPSFIVDPVVVDEMDDIARISGMPEIERKSIFHALNQKAVARCAASELGKKYEGGNFIVAHMGGGVSVGAHRKGKVVDVNNALDGEGPFSPERSGGLPVGDLAKLCFSGKYTIDEIKKRIKGKGGLVAYLGTNDGREVGKMIEEGDKKAELIYKAMAYQIAKEIGSCAAVLKGEVDAVVLTGGIAYDKTFVKWIKDRVAFIGEVIVYPGEEEMIALAQGALRVLRGEEEAKEYI